In one window of Paraflavitalea soli DNA:
- a CDS encoding L,D-transpeptidase family protein yields the protein MNKSTYAGMMGCCVVICSLSLLACNMATVKPPEKDIVAVPEKFEVRVSDNLKTALAFILDNKGRLNDTVLLANDSLVNGLYEKENYQPLWCAQENWSALGDSLYTFIERSKEYGLFPSDYHFRALAGIRAKMATDSTARRDAALWSRADLMLTDAFFLTTRHLKLGHLEKDSMTLRNDSALNNDFYTQVFHLMRHTNNVTATFHDLEPKHAQYDSLKQGLKFFLDSIQTFRRYTYINYPNKDSAALHNALQRRLFEEDVLTSATELIDTAAWRQAIMGYQTAKGLKPTGKINENTVNSLNNTDWEKFKRIAINLDRYKMLPDTLPLTYIWVNLPSFYMQVMNMDTMVLESRVIVGQPKTRTPLLTSNVSNFIIYPQWTVPYSIIFKEMLPKIQKNVAYLNKENLMVVDKNDSIIDPYTIDWSKLSKKYFPYLLKQRQGDDNSLGVLKFNFANKYSVYLHDTNVRWMFSRSNRALSHGCVRVKEFLKLADFLVRDDTLKYRPDTLRAWIARQEKHIVSGFHRVPIYIRYFTCEGKSGKLRIYDDIYAEDKVLRERYFADKSIL from the coding sequence ATGAATAAAAGTACGTATGCGGGCATGATGGGTTGTTGTGTGGTAATCTGCTCACTCTCCCTGCTGGCCTGTAATATGGCAACCGTTAAACCCCCGGAAAAGGACATTGTAGCAGTGCCGGAAAAGTTTGAAGTACGCGTAAGCGATAACCTCAAAACAGCCCTTGCGTTCATACTGGATAATAAAGGTCGTCTCAATGACACCGTGTTGCTGGCCAACGACTCCCTGGTAAATGGCCTGTATGAAAAGGAAAACTACCAGCCGCTCTGGTGCGCTCAGGAAAACTGGTCGGCCCTGGGTGATTCTCTTTATACATTCATAGAACGATCCAAAGAATACGGTTTATTCCCTTCAGATTATCACTTCCGGGCCCTCGCAGGCATCCGGGCAAAGATGGCCACTGATTCTACGGCACGCAGGGATGCGGCTTTATGGTCCCGGGCCGACCTGATGCTGACAGACGCTTTCTTTCTTACCACCCGCCACCTTAAGCTGGGACACCTGGAGAAGGACAGTATGACCTTACGGAATGATTCTGCCCTGAACAATGATTTCTATACCCAGGTCTTCCACCTCATGCGGCATACCAACAATGTGACCGCCACTTTTCATGACCTGGAACCGAAACATGCGCAGTACGATTCACTCAAGCAGGGTTTAAAATTCTTCCTGGATTCTATCCAGACATTCAGAAGGTATACATACATCAATTATCCCAATAAAGATTCTGCTGCCTTGCACAATGCCCTGCAAAGGCGCCTGTTTGAGGAGGATGTGTTAACCTCCGCTACTGAACTGATCGATACGGCGGCCTGGCGGCAGGCGATCATGGGCTATCAAACGGCCAAAGGCCTCAAGCCTACAGGGAAGATCAATGAAAATACAGTCAACAGCCTCAACAATACCGACTGGGAGAAATTCAAGCGTATAGCCATCAATCTCGATCGTTACAAGATGCTGCCCGATACCCTGCCCCTTACCTATATTTGGGTCAACCTCCCTTCATTCTACATGCAGGTGATGAATATGGATACCATGGTATTGGAGTCGAGGGTCATTGTGGGTCAGCCAAAGACCAGGACCCCGTTGCTCACCTCCAACGTATCCAATTTTATTATCTATCCCCAATGGACAGTTCCTTACAGCATCATATTTAAGGAAATGCTGCCCAAGATCCAGAAGAATGTAGCATACCTCAATAAGGAAAACCTGATGGTGGTAGATAAAAATGACAGTATCATCGATCCTTATACGATAGACTGGAGCAAGCTCAGTAAAAAGTATTTCCCCTACCTGCTGAAACAGCGCCAGGGAGATGATAATTCATTGGGTGTATTGAAATTCAACTTTGCCAATAAGTATAGTGTATACTTACATGATACCAATGTGCGTTGGATGTTTAGCCGGAGCAACAGGGCATTAAGTCATGGTTGCGTACGGGTAAAGGAATTCCTGAAGCTGGCCGACTTCCTGGTGCGGGATGATACCCTCAAGTATCGCCCGGATACCCTCAGGGCCTGGATCGCCCGCCAGGAAAAACACATTGTATCCGGTTTTCACCGGGTGCCCATCTATATCCGTTACTTTACCTGTGAGGGAAAGAGCGGCAAACTTCGTATTTATGATGATATCTATGCAGAAGATAAAGTGTTGAGGGAGCGATATTTCGCCGACAAATCGATCCTATAA
- a CDS encoding DUF952 domain-containing protein, with protein MATIYHITTQAEWDAASRSGIYEAASLKEEGFIHCSQEEQIPGVLQRYFKGKTNLVKLVIDTDKLTSRWLYEWSPSTADTFPHIYGPINATAVVAVEQVI; from the coding sequence ATGGCAACCATTTATCACATCACCACGCAGGCCGAATGGGATGCAGCCTCCCGGTCGGGCATATATGAAGCTGCTTCTTTGAAGGAGGAAGGCTTTATCCATTGTTCACAGGAAGAACAGATACCTGGTGTACTGCAACGTTATTTCAAGGGGAAAACAAACCTGGTAAAACTGGTGATTGATACAGATAAGCTAACCAGCCGTTGGCTCTATGAATGGTCGCCCTCTACGGCTGATACCTTTCCGCACATTTATGGCCCCATCAATGCCACAGCAGTAGTAGCTGTGGAGCAGGTTATTTAA
- a CDS encoding OmpA family protein, which yields MKKISGMVLALLLLHTIALCQDDDYIQNPTLGVHFIFNDFKSAQAIRSTSLGAALRNKQFGKVKEMSPGLAINYIHGLSPSFDFTGTLAGSILDYSFKDGTTAGKDNLLLEVDASIRGKMFSNKYVVSPYFQVGVGASKYKGYYGAFIPAGLGLQVNLFDEAFLLINSQYRIGITDKASNHFFYSIGLAGAIGKRKATPKVIPPPPLPPPPPPDSDGDGVIDSLDACPQAKGLAQFQGCPDTDGDGIPDKDDKCPDQRGLERYQGCPIPDTDGDGINDEEDKCPKEKGVARYQGCPVPDRDKDGVNDEEDKCPDLPGVAANNGCPEVSAEVKKRIDVAARNIFFATGSAKLLAKSNKSLDEVAKLMNEDANLKLDVEGHTDNTGKPATNQALSEKRAKAVYDYLNKKGVNADRLRSAGYGQDKPVADNKTAKGRTANRRVELKLHYD from the coding sequence ATGAAGAAAATCTCAGGCATGGTGCTGGCCTTATTACTGCTGCACACGATTGCTCTTTGCCAGGATGACGATTACATACAGAATCCTACTCTTGGCGTTCACTTTATCTTTAATGATTTTAAATCGGCTCAGGCTATCCGTTCTACCTCTTTGGGCGCCGCCTTGCGCAACAAACAATTCGGCAAGGTCAAGGAAATGTCTCCCGGTTTAGCCATCAATTACATTCACGGCCTTTCTCCCAGTTTTGATTTTACGGGTACACTTGCAGGTTCTATTCTTGACTATTCGTTTAAGGATGGTACTACTGCGGGTAAGGATAACCTTTTGCTGGAAGTGGATGCCTCCATACGGGGTAAAATGTTCAGCAATAAATATGTGGTATCACCTTATTTCCAGGTGGGTGTAGGTGCCTCAAAATACAAAGGTTACTATGGTGCTTTTATACCTGCCGGCCTGGGCCTGCAGGTAAATCTTTTTGATGAAGCATTCCTGCTCATCAATTCACAGTACCGGATCGGTATAACCGATAAGGCCAGTAACCATTTCTTTTACAGCATTGGCCTCGCTGGTGCGATCGGTAAAAGAAAGGCTACTCCCAAGGTCATCCCACCTCCGCCATTGCCGCCGCCACCGCCGCCTGATTCAGATGGGGATGGCGTTATTGACAGCCTCGATGCCTGCCCCCAGGCGAAAGGATTGGCACAGTTCCAGGGATGTCCCGATACAGATGGCGACGGTATACCTGATAAGGATGATAAATGTCCCGATCAGCGGGGCCTGGAGCGTTACCAGGGATGTCCCATTCCCGATACAGATGGCGATGGCATCAATGATGAAGAAGATAAGTGTCCGAAGGAAAAGGGAGTTGCCCGTTACCAGGGTTGCCCCGTTCCTGACCGTGATAAGGACGGTGTGAATGATGAAGAAGACAAATGCCCTGATCTGCCCGGTGTAGCAGCAAATAATGGTTGTCCCGAGGTGTCTGCTGAAGTGAAAAAGCGCATAGATGTAGCCGCCCGCAATATCTTCTTTGCTACAGGCAGTGCCAAACTGCTGGCCAAATCCAATAAATCATTGGATGAAGTAGCGAAGTTGATGAACGAAGATGCCAACCTGAAACTGGATGTGGAAGGGCATACCGATAATACAGGCAAGCCTGCTACCAACCAGGCGCTCAGTGAAAAGAGGGCAAAAGCCGTGTATGATTACCTTAATAAAAAAGGAGTCAATGCCGATCGCTTACGTTCTGCAGGCTATGGCCAGGACAAACCCGTTGCCGATAATAAAACGGCCAAAGGCCGTACGGCCAACAGAAGGGTAGAGCTGAAGCTGCATTACGACTAA
- a CDS encoding chorismate synthase, whose translation MNSFGRIFRVTIFGESHGESVGVNIDGCPAGLPLTVDDFMTDIERRKGGMQKGTTPRKEDDIPIFKTGVFNNKTTGAPITILFDNKNTRSGDYEKQRAVPRPGHADFVAHQKFGGFEDFRGGGHFSGRLTVCLVAAGVIAKKLLALQQSEVKATIMEIGGEADLDKGLQKAIDAKDTIGGIVECRVNGLPIGLGEPFFDSVESVLGHAVFAIPAVRGIEFGTGFAAARMFGSHHNDAIEDNTGKTRTNHAGGVVGGITNSNELVFRIAIKPTSSTPKEQVTLNWETGEQETFSVKGRHDLCIALRVPVVLEAVTAFVMADLYMLQQHIKRII comes from the coding sequence ATGAACAGTTTTGGCAGAATATTCAGGGTTACCATCTTTGGTGAATCACATGGTGAAAGTGTAGGCGTTAATATCGATGGCTGTCCTGCCGGCCTTCCCCTTACGGTAGACGATTTTATGACCGATATAGAGCGTCGCAAGGGTGGTATGCAAAAAGGTACTACACCCCGTAAGGAAGACGATATTCCCATCTTTAAGACGGGCGTATTCAACAATAAGACCACGGGTGCACCCATTACAATATTATTCGACAACAAGAATACCCGTTCGGGCGATTATGAAAAACAAAGAGCGGTACCACGTCCCGGTCACGCCGACTTTGTAGCCCATCAGAAATTTGGTGGCTTTGAGGATTTCAGGGGAGGCGGTCATTTTAGCGGCAGGCTCACCGTTTGCCTCGTAGCAGCCGGTGTGATCGCCAAAAAACTATTGGCCCTGCAGCAGAGTGAAGTAAAAGCCACGATCATGGAGATCGGCGGCGAAGCAGACCTCGACAAAGGATTGCAAAAAGCCATCGATGCCAAAGATACCATTGGCGGTATTGTAGAATGCCGTGTCAATGGATTGCCCATTGGACTGGGAGAGCCATTTTTTGATTCAGTAGAATCTGTGTTGGGCCATGCCGTGTTTGCGATCCCCGCAGTAAGAGGTATTGAATTCGGGACCGGCTTTGCTGCTGCCCGTATGTTTGGCAGCCATCACAATGATGCCATTGAGGACAATACCGGGAAAACACGCACCAACCATGCTGGTGGAGTAGTGGGAGGCATTACCAACAGCAACGAGCTGGTATTCCGTATTGCTATCAAACCTACCTCTTCCACTCCTAAAGAGCAGGTGACGTTAAACTGGGAAACCGGTGAACAGGAAACCTTTTCCGTAAAGGGGCGCCATGATCTGTGTATTGCCCTGCGTGTGCCGGTGGTGCTGGAAGCGGTGACTGCCTTTGTGATGGCCGACCTGTACATGCTGCAGCAACACATCAAAAGAATCATATAG
- a CDS encoding pyridoxine 5'-phosphate synthase, whose amino-acid sequence MTKLSVNINKFATLRNSRGGNNPDVVKAAIDAQLFGADGVTIHPRPDERHIRYQDARDIKKIITTEFNIEGNCREQKFIDLVLEVKPDQVTLVPDAEGQLTSDHGWDTITHAHYLRETIQVFRNAGIRVSIFVDPVIEMINGAAETGTDRIELYTEGYAREYLINKEQAIAPYRTAAIRANELGLGINAGHDLDLQNLAYFAQHIPGLLEVSIGHALIADALYLGYENTIQLYKRQLA is encoded by the coding sequence ATGACCAAGTTAAGCGTAAACATTAATAAGTTTGCCACCCTGCGCAACAGTCGTGGCGGTAATAATCCGGATGTAGTAAAGGCTGCTATTGATGCCCAACTCTTTGGGGCGGATGGGGTAACGATCCATCCCCGGCCTGATGAACGGCATATCCGTTACCAGGATGCCCGTGATATTAAGAAGATCATTACCACTGAGTTTAATATTGAAGGCAATTGCCGGGAACAAAAGTTCATCGACCTGGTATTGGAAGTAAAACCAGACCAGGTAACGCTGGTGCCGGATGCTGAAGGCCAATTGACTTCGGACCACGGTTGGGATACGATAACACATGCCCACTACCTGCGTGAAACGATACAGGTTTTCCGCAATGCCGGCATCAGGGTATCCATTTTTGTAGATCCTGTTATAGAAATGATCAATGGGGCAGCGGAAACGGGTACAGACCGGATCGAGTTGTATACAGAAGGCTATGCCCGTGAATACCTCATCAATAAAGAACAGGCCATAGCGCCTTACAGGACGGCTGCTATCCGGGCCAACGAACTGGGGCTGGGTATCAATGCCGGGCACGACCTGGACCTCCAAAACCTGGCTTATTTTGCCCAACACATACCCGGACTACTGGAAGTATCTATCGGTCACGCTTTGATCGCTGATGCGCTGTACCTGGGGTATGAGAATACGATACAGTTGTATAAGCGCCAACTGGCGTAA
- a CDS encoding M15 family metallopeptidase, producing the protein MAVIDNLSAYHAQVKADSSKKMVELRTLLPAVRYDLRYATANNFMHRRMYIPPTRHTFLRAPAAQALAAVQKELGMQGYGLKIFDAYRPYSVTVSFWELVKDERYVANPSKGSGHNRGLAVDLTIVDLKTGQELDMGTGFDNFTDSAHQGFSSLPAAVLKNRELLKTTMQKHGFTPLETEWWHYYWPNDKNYEVLDIPFAALRKPIK; encoded by the coding sequence GTGGCAGTTATTGACAATTTATCTGCTTACCACGCACAAGTAAAGGCCGATTCATCCAAAAAGATGGTTGAATTGCGCACCCTTCTGCCAGCTGTTCGTTATGACCTGCGCTATGCCACTGCCAACAACTTCATGCACCGCCGGATGTATATCCCTCCTACCCGTCATACCTTTTTAAGAGCGCCTGCTGCCCAGGCATTGGCTGCTGTACAAAAGGAACTGGGTATGCAAGGCTATGGATTAAAAATATTTGATGCTTACCGTCCCTATTCCGTTACGGTGAGCTTTTGGGAGTTGGTAAAAGATGAGCGGTATGTAGCCAATCCTTCCAAAGGATCGGGCCATAACCGCGGGCTGGCTGTAGACCTCACCATCGTTGATCTAAAAACGGGCCAGGAACTGGATATGGGAACCGGGTTCGACAATTTCACGGATTCAGCCCACCAGGGCTTTAGCAGCCTGCCAGCGGCAGTACTTAAAAACCGGGAGCTATTGAAAACTACCATGCAAAAACACGGTTTTACCCCCCTTGAAACGGAATGGTGGCATTATTATTGGCCCAATGACAAAAATTATGAGGTATTGGATATTCCCTTTGCGGCCTTGCGCAAACCCATTAAATAA
- a CDS encoding septal ring lytic transglycosylase RlpA family protein, with the protein MKKRILYALLLTGTPAMVAAQEKKDSIVLTRSKNVARVQYGIASFYHNKFEGRKTANGEIFSQNGLTAASNTHPLNCWVRVTNSRNKKSVILRITDRMHPKNPRLIDLSRAAAKKLGYTGRGLTRVKVEYLGRQKPASPGENEDNK; encoded by the coding sequence ATGAAGAAACGTATTCTGTATGCTTTACTGCTTACCGGAACACCCGCCATGGTGGCTGCCCAGGAGAAAAAAGACAGTATTGTGCTGACCAGGAGCAAGAACGTGGCCAGGGTCCAGTACGGCATAGCCAGTTTTTACCACAATAAATTCGAAGGGCGAAAGACTGCCAATGGAGAGATATTTAGCCAAAATGGCCTGACAGCGGCCAGTAATACCCATCCGCTCAACTGCTGGGTAAGGGTCACCAATAGCCGCAATAAGAAAAGTGTGATCCTTCGTATAACGGACCGGATGCACCCCAAAAATCCCCGTTTAATTGATCTGAGTCGTGCGGCCGCTAAAAAGCTGGGCTATACCGGGAGAGGGTTGACGCGTGTAAAGGTAGAATACCTGGGCAGGCAAAAGCCAGCCAGTCCAGGTGAAAATGAAGATAATAAATAA